The genomic DNA tgtgtgtgtgtatctgtgtgtgtgtgtgtgtgtgtgtgtatttgtgtgtgtgtgtgtgtatctgtgtgtgtgtgtgtgtatctgtgtgtgtttgtgtgtgtatctgtgtgtgtgtgtgtatctgtgtgtgtgtgtgtgtgtgtgtgtgtgtatgtgtgtatctgtgtgtgtgtgtgtgtatctgtgtgtgtgtgtgtgtctgtgtgtgtgtgtgtatctgtgtgtgtgtgtgtgtatctgtgtgtgtgtgtgtgtgtgtgtatctgtgtgtgtgtgtgtatctgtgtgtgtgtgtgtgtctgtgtgtgtgtgtgtatctgtgtgtgtgtgtgtatctgtgtgtgtgtgtgtgtatctgtgtgtgtgtatctgtgtgtgtgtatctgtgtgtgtgtgtgtgtgtgtgtgtgtatctgtgtgtgtgtgtgtgtgtgtgtatctgtgtgtgtgtatctgtttgtgtgtgtgtgtgtgtgtatctgtgtgtgtgtatctgtgtgtgtttgtgtgtgtatctgtgtgtgtgtgtgtgtgtgtgtgtatctgtgtgtgtgtgtgtgtgtgtgtgtctgtgtctgtgtgtgtgtgtgtctgtgtctgtgtgtgtgtgtgtgtgtgtgtgtgtgtgtgtgtgtatctgtgtgtgtgtgtgtgtgtgtgtatctgtgtgtgtgtatctgtgtgtgtgtgtgtgtgtgtgtgtatgtgtgtgtgtgtgtatctgtgtgtgtgtgtgtgtgtgtgtgtatctgtgtgtgtgtgtgtgtatctgtgtgtgtgtatctgtgtgtgtgtgtgtgtgtgtgtgtgtatctgtgtgtgtgtgtgtgtgtgtgtgtatttgtgtgtgtgtgtgtgtatctgtgtgtgtgtgtgtgtatctgtgtgtgtttgtgtgtgtatctgtgtgtgtgtgtgtatctgtgtgtgtgtgtgtgtgtgtgtgtgtgtatgtgtgtatctgtgtgtgtgtgtgtgtatctgtgtgtgtgtgtgtgtctgtgtgtgtgtgtgtatctgtgtgtgtgtgtgtgtatctgtgtgtgtgtgtgtgtgtgtgtatctgtgtgtgtgtgtgtatctgtgtgtgtgtgtgtgtctgtgtgtgtgtgtgtatctgtgtgtgtgtgtgtatctgtgtgtgtgtgtgtgtatctgtgtgtgtgtatctgtgtgtgtgtatctgtgtgtgtgtgtgtgtgtgtgtgtgtatctgtgtgtgtgtgtgtgtgtgtgtatctgtgtgtgtgtatctgtttgtgtgtgtgtgtgtgtgtatctgtgtgtgtgtatctgtgtgtgtttgtgtgtgtatctgtgtgtgtgtgtgtgtgtgtgtgtatctgtgtgtgtgtgtgtgtgtgtgtgtatgtgtgtatctgtgtgtgtgtgtgtgtgtatctgtgtgtgtgtgtgtgtgtgtgtatctgtgtgtatctgtgtgtgtgtgtgtgtgtgtgtgtgtgtgtgtgtatctgtgtgtgtgtgtgtgtgtgtgtatctgtgtgtgtgtgtgtatctgtgtgtgtgtgtgtgtctgtgtgtgtgtgtgtatctgtgtgtatctgtgtgtgtgtgtgtatctgtgtgtgtgtgtgtgtctgtgtgtgtgtgtgtgtgtgtgtgtgtgtatctgtgtgtgtgtgtgtgtgtgtgtgtgtgtgtgtgtgtgtgtgtgtgtgtgtgtatctgtgtgtgtgtgtgtgtgtgtgtgtatctgtgtgtatctgtgtgtgtgtgtgtgtgtgtgtgtgtgtatctgtgtgtgtgtgtgtgtgtgtgtgtgtgtgtgtgtgtgtgtgtatctgtgtgtgtgtgtgtgtgtgtgtgtgtatctgtgtgtatctgtgtgtgtgtgtgtgtgtcaggtgctGATGGGGGACATCCGTCAGTCTCTCCTGCCCCGGGACGCCCTGAGCGCCGCTAAGGAGCTGCTGTACCACCTGGACATCTACATCTGCAACCTGCTGCAGGCGGGGCGGCAGCCCCCCCAGGTGGACTCCAAGACcctggagctggtggaggagttCATCCTGCACACCCCCCAGGACAGGAACACGCCCCCCAGGGTAGAGCACTACACACGGGACACAGGCGTCTGTTAGTGTGTATGTGAACGTCTGctgacgctgtgtgtgtgtgtgtgtgtgtgtgtgtgtgtgtgtgtgtgtgtgtgtgtgtgtgtgtgcctgtgtgtgtgtgtgtgtgtgtgtgtgtgtgtgcctgtgtgtgtgtgtgtgcgtgtgtgtgtgtgtgtgtgtgtgtgcctgtgtgtgtgtgtgtgtgtgcctgtgtgtgtgtgtgtgcctgtgtgtgtctgtgtgtgtgtctgtgtgtgtgtgtgtgtgtgtgtgtgtgcctgtgtgtgtctgtgtgtgtgtgtgtgtgtgtgtgtgtgtctgtgtgtgtgtgtgtgtgtgtgtgtgtccagaggaTGAGCGCCCTGCaggagctccagctgctggaggtcATGTGCAGCTGCTTCCAGGAGCAGAGCCGCGACGCCGTCCGTCAGCTGATGTTCTCCGCCCTCTTCAGTCTCCAAGGCAACCAGGCCGACGACAGCCGCATGGCGCTGTTGGGCAAACTGGTCTCCATGGCGATCGCTGTGGGCAGGGTTCCCATCTTGGAGTGTGCTGCTAcctggctgcaggtgaggagGCGTCTGACACCCGTGGTGTGTGCCACACGCGTGTGACCCTGCTGACGTGGCGTGTGCCACACGCGTGTGACCCTGCTGACGTGACGTGTGCCACACGCGTGTGACCCTGCCGACCCGTGTCCTGTTCTCCAGAGGACACACCGGCTGTACTGCGTGCGGTTGGCTCAGGTGTTGGTGGACGACTACTGCAGCACCATGCCGGGGTCGGTGCCCACCCTGCAGAACATCCACAGCGCCAGCCCCCGCTTCTGCTGCCAGTTCATCACCGCCGTTGCCACCCTCTACGACCTGTCCTCAGGTAACCTCTGGGATCGGCCAATGGGAGCCCGTCTTTGCAGAACCCGTTAGTCCATGATCAGAAGAACATTCATGGTACACTTAAAAAAAGTGAACATTCAGGAATGAGTTTTAAACACGACCCCCCCACGTCAGGACGTGTCATGTGACTGACCTCTGAAACAATCAATGGATCCTGAcagatttctatttttaatgatCAGAAGTTTTCTTCCTGTCGTTAACCCTTCGTGTTCCTCCCCAGAGGAGCTCACCCCCCCCTCAGAACTCCTCCAGATGATCGTGTCGTGGATCCAGGATGACCCCCGCCTGGTCCTGATCACCTTCCTGAACACGCCGCTGTCCGgcagccagccaatcagctcgcTGGATGTCACCCCGTTGGGGGGGCTGGTGCGCTGGTGCGTCAAATCGCCGCTCGCCTACCGGGGAGACAAGAAGGCGGCGTTGACCAATGGCAGCGCAGAGGGCGAGCCGGAGGCGGGGCCTCTGTTCTCTGCGCTCCATCTGAGCGTCCTGCAGGTTTGAGGCGTtttgacatcacttcctgtttgaacaggaaacaggaagagaatgCGTCTGCTCTCCTGCAGGTCTTCATGCTGCTGCCCAGCATCCTGAACGAGAAGGGGCTGTTCGGACGGCTGGCGCTGCTCCAGGTGGAGTCCCTGGCctcgctgacctctgacctctccagGCTGCTGGACCAGGCAGACAAACAGGCACACCAGTCGACCagcgacacacacacgctgtcccAGCTCACCCTGGACCGGCTGGCTCAGGCCCTGCAGGTGGCCATGGCCAACGGGGCGCTGCTCTGCTCACGAGGTGAGAGCTGATTGGGTTAGGGTGggaggtcaggggttagggttagggttagggtggggggttagggttagggttagagtgggGGGTCagggcttaaggttagggttagggttagagtgggGCGTCGGGTTAacggttaggggttagcggttagggttaggggtcgtGTTCTTCATGTTTGTCCTGACGTGATCCCACATTGTCTCCACAGATGACCTGAGAGCCATCTGTTCCCGCCTTCCTCACAACAAGTAAGAACTGTTAAAGTCCGTTACAGACgagtactgttacacactagtaccGTTACACACTAGTACCGTTACAGACgagtactgttacacactagtaccGTTACACACTAGTACCGTTACACACTAGTACCGTTACAGACgagtactgttacacactagtaccGTTACAGACgagtactgttacacactagtaccGTTACAGACgagtactgttacacactagtaccGTTACAGACgagtactgttacacactagtactgttacacactagtactgttacacactagtactgttacacactagtaccGTTACACACTAGTACCGTTACACACTAGTACCGTTACAGACgagtactgttacacactagtaccGTTACAGACgagtactgttacacactagtaccGTTACAGACgagtactgttacacactagtacAGTTACACACTAGTACCGTTACAGACGAGTACCGTTACACACTAGTACCGTTACAGACgagtactgttacacactagtactgttacacactagtaccGTTACACACTAGTACCGTTACACACTAGTACCGTTACAGACgagtactgttacacactagtaccGTTACAGACgagtactgttacacactagtaccGTTACAGACgagtactgttacacactagtacAGTTACACACTAGTACCGTTACAGACGAGTACCGTTACAGACgagtactgttacacactagtaccGTTACAGACGAGTACCGTTACAGACGAGTACCGTTACAGACGAATACTGTTACACACgagtactgttacacactagtactgttacacactagtaccGTTACAGACGAGTACCGTTACACACTAGTACCgttacacactagtactgttacacactagtactgttacacactagtactgttacacactagtactgttacacactagtactgttacacactagtaccGTTACAGACGAGTACCGTTACACACTAGTACCgttacacactagtactgttacacactagtactgttacacactagtaccgttacacactagtactgttacacactagtactgttacacactagtactgttacacactagtaccGTTACACACTAGTACCGTTACACACTAGTACCGTTACAGACgagtactgttacacactagtaccGTTACAGACgagtactgttacacactagtaccGTTACAGACgagtactgttacacactagtacAGTTACACACTAGTACCGTTACAGACGAGTACCGTTACAGACgagtactgttacacactagtaccGTTACAGACGAGTACCGTTACAGACGAGTACCGTTACAGACGAATACTGTTACACACgagtactgttacacactagtactgttacacactagtaccGTTACAGACGAGTACCGTTACACACGAGTACCGTTACACACTAGTACCgttacacactagtactgttacacactagtactgttacacactagtactgttacacactagtaccgttacacactagtactgttacacactagtaccGTTACAGACGAGTACCgttacacactagtactgttacacactagtactgttacacactagGACTGTTACACACTAGTCACAATCACAActccatttcctcctcttcatcaccctcctcttcctcctctcttctccagtTTGCTCCAGCTGGTGCTGTCGGGTCCGGTGATGTACTACAACAACATGCACACCCCCCCGCTGGCCTTCAGCCCCCACGCCGCCCACTCCCCCATCGCCTCACACCCAGCACACGCCCCCCACACACCTCtggccccccacccctctcctcACCCCCAGTACCCGGCTCAGCCCTTCATGGCTGGGATGCCGTTCCCGTACCGACCCGGACactgagttgtgtgtgtgtgtgtgtgtgtgtgtgtgtgtgtgtgtgtgtgtgtgtctggtgtgtcgTGTCATGTGATGTTTGTTGAGGCGCGAGTCCAACACGtccaataaatatttttttatgtcactGTTGTAGTTCTCTGTTTCAGCCACCAGTGGGCGCTGCTGTGCTGCTGCCGTTTGCAAACACAGACCATAAACTGTTAAATATCAGAAGGGCTTTATTCTACTGTTATTCCAAAGCAGAGAATACCATGGAAACGTACGTCTGCTGTAGGAACAGTCATTTGTGAAGCGAATCCAAATTGTGATGAGCATAAAACAGAAACCATGTGGTTCTACACCGTTCTCACTCCTTATGATTAGAACCAAAAAAGATTCTATGTGATTATTTACATAACATGGAAAACACATAAAAGAGATCAAGTCAATGTAGTCTGACACCACACCAGTGCCTAGAGGTAGACTTCCCACCTCCGTCCCAAAGTCGGGCCCTTGGTGGGCCAGATGTCAGACCCAGCCCTGTGCGCACAGACGTGGGCCCTGTGAGGGGCAGATAGCGTATCGCTCAGCACAACACAGACATTAAATGACCCTCCCGTCCCCCGGATGCCCTCACCAGCAACCAGGATTGCATCATCCAGCTGATCAGAGCCCAGATCAGGCCTCGACATGTCTGCCGTCAGGTCTGGGGGCTTCTGGGAAATCTGATGACCTGAACGCAGCAAGAAGAAAGGTTAACCTGTGGACTACATCTGTTTGCCCCAGTTTGCCCCTGCATCTGTTTACATCTGGTGAAGGGGGggtgttgtaatgtcagtgttggtgtgttcgtccgtcagTCCACCAAAGGTCTTCTGAAccactgcagacagaaagatggacTAAAAGCACACGCCTCGGGGGCAGAGGGGTGAACAccagatgatgaccttcaccgtgagaaaactaggtcaaggtcaaattttaactttgatacctttttaggtacacatctctgaaacctgatgatatACAtgatgtcacaggatgttgctgTTCCCCTTACTGCCTTGTTGCCCCTGCATCTGTTTGCCCCTGCGTCTATTTGCCCCACACAGTGTTTGTTTGCAGGTTATAGCCCCAACTAGCACCAACAGGCTGATCTGACCCCCGGGGGTCTGGACGCTCCGCTGTTCTGGCCTCATTGTTCTGTGTTGTCTGTAGAtagtctgccccccccagcagcaccaCTGGGTGGGACGGCGATAAGGGTATCTGTTGTGGGGTGGAGATGCGTTGCTGTTAGGCCACCAGAAAGCCCCCAGAGATAATGTGGAGTTAAAGATGGAGGAGTGAAGCTGAGAGGAACTGATCTCCTCACATGTTCCAGGATCACGTCTGGTTCACGTGTTCCAGGATCACGTCTGGTTCACGTGTTCCAGGATCACGTCTGGTTCACGTGTTCCAGGATCACGTCTGGTTCACGTGTTCCAGGATCACGCCTGGTTCACGTGTTCCAGGATCACGCCTGGTTCTCACTGGGCTTCTTTCGGGTTTGTCTTCAAACCCAGGAACTGAAGGAGGAAGTGGTCCTCTTTGGGCCCCCCCTCCTGCAGGTGTGTCGTGGTCGGGTTGTGGTGGCGTGGGACGTCTGGCTGAACAGCTGCTGACTCGTGGTTTCCTGGTGGAAACAAACCTCCCAGGTTTAAACCACACGTGATGCACACGCTGGTGTGTTAACTCACTCCTCACCTCTGAGGAGATCACTGTGTCCCCAGGTTTGACCCCGGAACAACTGCTTCCGTGTTCTGTTCATACCTGTCGCTCAGGTGTGACGACTCGTCTATTTTCAGCTCGTCTGTCATGAGCAGGAGCAGGAAACACCCTGAGCATGTTCCCGATCGTCAGGTGATGATAGGTCAACAGGTGAAGGTCTCACCAGGTGTTCTGGGGTCAGGTCCTGACCtcaggtgatgtgtgtgtgtgtgtgtgtgtgtgtgtgtgtgtgtgtgtgtgtgtgtgtgtgtgtgtgtgtgtgtgtgtgtgtgtctgagtgtttcACTAGTGAAAAACGACTGCATGGAGGAGTGAACGGAGATCCAGAGGATGTGGACAGAGGTGTTTCTTCATGGCGGTTTGGAGTTCAGCGTCCTGAACGCAGCAGATTTATTCTTCATCTGTTTCCAACACGACCACACGTTCCTCTGAGCGCTCATGAACCCCCCCACCTGAAACATCCTGATGCAGGAACCACGGCTTTCAGCTGGACGTGGTCATGTGAGCCTAGCGCCTAGCGCCAGGCCGGACCGCCGCCGTCACCTGTCAAGTCGTGATCACACAcgcttttaattaaattaattcagcCAGGTGTTGCTATGGCGACTAGACATTCTTGGCCTGCAGCTGAGCAAAACTCCAACAACGACTAAATGGAAGAAATACGGCTGAACTTTAGAGCCGTAGATCCTGTCTCTCTGTCCCGGCTGATGAAGCGGAGCTCAGGTCCATCAGACACGCCTGCTCCTCTGGTCTACACGCTGGAAAGTCACTCTGAATTGTGGGAAAGTTGTGGCATGGGAAAAGCGTCCCGACCTGATCTCAGAGCCTCAATGACTGCTTTGCTCCAAACACACGTTAGCAGGTATAAACATGTGATTACTGATGGACCCAAAAGAGCAATTAGAGGCTCCACCCAGGAAGGACGTCCAGGTGAAACAATCAATAATTAAGGTCCGTGGTCAAAACACGGCGTTGCATCAGCAGCTATCAATAAATAACAGGTTGCATCACGTCCACAGGCATCCACTAATAATTGACCTCCAGAGGCGCCTTCTGCCCCTCTGCCCAcgacaaacaaccaatcacagagaCGTGGGTTCGTCAACAACGTCTGCACAGCATCGCAGCGAGGGATGAAGGATCGCCACGATCAATCTGTGTGCCAACGCAAACGGCTGGCGGTTTGTTCACGACCCGCCGGTGTTTGGACAGCGTGTTTGTTCCACCTCCTCTCATGTCTGCGGGGTTTTATGCTGAATCAGGGCTCAGGTGAAGGACTGACAACATACCAGGAGCCGAACGGGTTCAGACGCTGAGtcagcagaaccaggaccaaCCCAAACAGAAACGGACTTCCTGTCAGCGGCGCCGGCTCCTGTTTCCACAGCTGCATGAAAACGCTCCTGTGGTGGTTTTGGGGGTGTGGGGGCCGAAACACCAGGGACCAACAGTACTGTGTTTGTTCTCACCTGAAGGTGATGTGGAACTCTGCACACCTGGGGTCACCAGAGGTCAAAGCCTCGACATGAACAGGCCTCGTCCAAAACAATTCACTTTGGAGCAACGTGGGTACAGATGAAGTTTATTGGCAAAATGTGTAAATACTTGTTGTTAGCAAtaacaaaatgacacaaaacaacttaaatgaataaatcaatccTTTAAAGAGCTCAAAACAACAGTTAATAACAGTTTACAACAGTTAATAATGGTTAATAACAGTTAACAACAGTTAATAATGGTTAATAACAGTCAACAACAGTTAATAATGGTTAATAACAGTCAACAACAGTTAATAATGGTTAATAAAAGTTAACAACAGTTAATAATGGTTAATAACAGTCAACAACAGTTAATAATGGTTAATAACAGTCAACAACAGTTAATAATGGTTAATAACAGTCAACAACAGTTAATAATGGTTAATAACAGTCAACAACAGTTAATAATGGTTAATAACAGTTAATACTGGTTAATAACCAGTTAATTAACCAGTGGTGTGTTTTGGCTCCATTGCATGAATGCTGTTGATGCTGAGATGGTTCAGACCCTCAGTGACAAACGTTCATTTGCACAAACACTAATGGAGAACATCTCAGGTAGTTTAGGTGACtcattatcttcttcttcttgttttcttaCAAATGCTTATTTTTGgatgtgtttgcattttgtgtgaatctcttttagattcttctgcgcatgcgtgagcaggctgcagtttcctctgctcagagcagagcagagaatTTGTTTTATGcgatttcctccgggattaataaagtatctatctatccatctagaTTTGGTGTGGGTGTGTATATTTTGTAATTCCGTCCCGCTTCGTATCGGTGACGTGTTGTAATGTCCGTCCGTTTGTTGGTTCGTCCACCAAacatctccacaaccgttcagacagagagatgaaaccaaaagcacacgactcaggcagcagaggggtgGAATGATCCCTGACCTacacaagtaggtcagggtataaTTTTGACTGCGGGGGTGTCGTGGGTGTTGCTGTCTGAgactgcattggttctggtttgtttttttgtgaataaacgtaactttaaaaatcaaaccgatcttcttttcctccacccgctcttcctcttcctcttcctcttgtacttcctcttcctttactacttcctcctcctctctgctgtgaCCTTGACTCACCTTCACagcttttaaatattaaacaggTTTaaacttctcttttctttaaataagAGTCAGAAATGCCCCCACCCTCCCTGAAACCCCCCCAGAGGGGCAGATGTGACCCTCACCCACAGGGCAGGAGCTCCACTGGAAGGAGAAAGGGACCCACAGGACGTGACGTCATAGCCACGCCCCCAGCGCGCAGCCAATCCCGTAGCTAAAAGTGGAAGCAGCGTGGTGAAGGGCACGCGCCTCACGGCAGCACAAACCGAGCGGCACCGGAGGAGACGGACCGGAGCGCGAGAGGTGAGCCCCgcaccgggaccgggaccgggacccgCACCGGCACCGGGACCCGCACCGGCACCGGGAGGCCCGCGGTGACGTAAACATGCGGGCCGACGTCAGCGCTGCTCCGGTTAGCTTAGCCGCGTGAGGACCGGGTTACCGAGCTGTCAGGTTCACGACGGCTCGCGACCCTCCGCCTTTACCGGAACCGGGACGTTCTCACCGACCCGGTTTACCGCGCCGGCTGCCGGTGCAGCCCGGGGCCGTGCGGAGGACCGGTGGAGTCACGTCCAGCTCCCGGTGTGAACGGTAGATGACGGCTGTGCTAACGGCTAGCTCCCGGTGACCCCTCCCCCCATGAGGAGGCACCGGGACAGGGGGGTCACCGGCTGACCTTGGCCGGTGCGACCGGGAGGACACCggctggtggtgtgtgtgtgtgtgtgtgtgtgtgtgtgtgtgtgtgtgtgtgtgtgtgtgtgtgtgtgtgtgtgtgtgtgtccctcccgGTCCCCGGTGAGGAGACATTGCTGCAGCCTCCCCCTCCCGGTTCGACCGGCAGAACCGGCGTTAGACCGGGACGTGAACCCGTGATGAGGCGGGGGGAGGGGCCAGAGTCCGGTCCTGACGGTAACGGTAACGTCCGGTGGTCACGGGTGTGTTCGTCAGTGTGACGAGCTGCTGTGGAACTTTCCTGCGTGACTGTCACGTGGTGTGACTCCCCCCTCCAGACCCCCTCCGATCCGACCCCATCCGTTAATCTCACGTAGTTTAATCTGTGTGAACGGTTTAATCTGTGA from Antennarius striatus isolate MH-2024 chromosome 18, ASM4005453v1, whole genome shotgun sequence includes the following:
- the ints15 gene encoding integrator complex subunit 15; this translates as MGDIRQSLLPRDALSAAKELLYHLDIYICNLLQAGRQPPQVDSKTLELVEEFILHTPQDRNTPPRRMSALQELQLLEVMCSCFQEQSRDAVRQLMFSALFSLQGNQADDSRMALLGKLVSMAIAVGRVPILECAATWLQRTHRLYCVRLAQVLVDDYCSTMPGSVPTLQNIHSASPRFCCQFITAVATLYDLSSEELTPPSELLQMIVSWIQDDPRLVLITFLNTPLSGSQPISSLDVTPLGGLVRWCVKSPLAYRGDKKAALTNGSAEGEPEAGPLFSALHLSVLQVFMLLPSILNEKGLFGRLALLQVESLASLTSDLSRLLDQADKQAHQSTSDTHTLSQLTLDRLAQALQVAMANGALLCSRDDLRAICSRLPHNNLLQLVLSGPVMYYNNMHTPPLAFSPHAAHSPIASHPAHAPHTPLAPHPSPHPQYPAQPFMAGMPFPYRPGH